From Doryrhamphus excisus isolate RoL2022-K1 chromosome 22, RoL_Dexc_1.0, whole genome shotgun sequence, one genomic window encodes:
- the LOC131109389 gene encoding retinal-specific phospholipid-transporting ATPase ABCA4-like gives MKMGSQIRLLLWKNWTLRKRQKIRFLVEVFWPVFLFMGLVWLRKANPLYQQHECHFPNKAMPSAGVLPWIQGIFCNANNPCFRYPTRGESPGLVSNYNNSILARFYADILEMFNDTEVQQLRRVWHEASTFSNFMETLRNNPAVVSGRGLKIEDILKDDEVLTAFLLRDAALSDSVVYQLINAEIRIEQFSRGVPDLQLKDIACSQALLERFIIFPSRRGLHGVRNAMCALSQPRLQRIEDALYANVDFFKIFRLLPRVMDGGSDGVDLRRWGRVLRATSDKIWELVARDNSQRMVQALTPLFQAGGPPSFSSLSASVSSLFCGYPEGGGSRVLSFNWYEDNNYKVFLGVNGTRGQDRQRAAYDHTTTPFCNSLMETLESNPITKMLWNSVKPLLMGKILYTPDSPAVRKILKSANTTFEELERLQNFGKMWEEVGPQLWDFFHGSVQMNMIRDTLANPTVMNFVDDSLKDANLTTKDILNFLYAGPEEAREAGMVSFDWRNIFNVTDQIIRTVNNYAECINMDKFVAYDDESQMIHQALYLLEDNKFWAGVVFADMYPWTTSVPPHVKYKIRMDIDGVERTNKVKDRYWDPGPRADPMEDQRYIWGGFAYLQDMIEHGIIKVHTGHDWPLGVYVQQMPYPCYVDDLFMITLNRCFPMFMVLAWIYSVSMTVKSIVLEKELRLKETLKAMGVANGVLWWTWFIDSFVVMAASTALLTSIIVGGKVLNYSDPLLVFFFLLTFTVASIMQCFLMSVFFNKANLAAACSGVVYFTLYLPHVLCFAWQDRITTNMKLAASLLSPVAFGFGTEYLSRYEEQGLGLQWDNIQTSPLEKDGYSFLTSILMMLLDAVLYAVLAWYLDHVFPGQYGIGRPFYFPLQPSYWHKAAPSGGDHPAPPDADKVEKDAESGAPPDPACNGSAGRQKTCKHQSKRERLERQKEWLRRQEEEEEELGKPSSDNEDSGKDEGLLLFEPDPLGLAKGVQIQDLVKVYSGGSRPAVDHLSLNFYEGQITSFLGHNGAGKTTTLSILTGLFPPTSGTAYIYGRDIRTNMDAIRSSLGMCPQYNILFKHLTVEEHILFYSLLKGRTQAEAEKEVEEMLVDLDLPHKRDDQAQNLSGGMQRKLSVAMAFVGGSKVVILDEPTSGVDPYSRRSIWDLLLKYRFGRTVILSTHHMDEADLLSDRVAIISQGRLHCCGSPLFLKNGFGAGFYLTLVRRMKELRKKENDCDCASDCSCSCSICTSYKDQSQNQCQTTDRVLDGDIDSISSLIHHHVPEAKLIEVIGQEMTFLLPNRGFKHRAYASLFRELEETLADMGLSSFGISDTSLEEIFLKVTADGEAAATNAATADSCDAAQANGVSHAALDCSLGRGSRQVKGAWLTLKQFHALVVKRFHHATRSCKDFVAQIVLPASFILIALIFTTVVPPFGEYPSLTLTPWMYGAQVTFFSNEKPSDPSMRHFTERFLGKPGLGTRCMEGEPLGMSCGGGDDASEWEQPDVPAVVLDMLQSPEWTQRNPSPSCLCSSKKKLTMMPICPVAAGGLPPRQRLEVTGDTMLDLTDRNISDFLVKTYPSLIRTSLKSKYWVNEQRYGGLSVGGQLPILDVEPRDIENVFRQLGQMLNITAGRRSRAALRELGPFLRYMESEFNVKVWYNNKGWHAMVSFMNVANNAILRAFLPTSANPVEFGITATNHPLNLTKEQLSEVTVLTTSVNAVVAICVIFAMSFVPASFVLYLIQERVTKAKHLQFVSGVSPLVYWLANFFWDMINYSISAAMVVGIFVVFDKKCYTSPANLPALVALLLLYGWSVTPMMYPMSYMFSIPSTAYVSLSCINLFIGINSSAITFILELFDNNRSLLMFNEWLKKGLLLFPHFCLGRGLIDMAMNQAVTDVYVRFGEEHLEDPFRWDFVGKNVCFMAVEGFVYFLLNLLIQYRFFLDHWISDDHRIPVEDEDDDVACERRRIYDGGSKLDILQIKDLSKTYVGRTTAAVDHICVGVPAGECFGLLGVNGAGKTTTFKMLTGDTDVSSGDATVVGYSILTDLLDVHQNMGYCPQFDAIDELLTGREHLYLYARLRGVPEGEIPRVAEWGIQKLGLSEYASRLAGTYSGGNKRKLSTAIAMIGCPALVLLDEPTTGMDPHSRRFLWNAILSIIRDGRAVVLTSHSMEECEALCTRLAIMVNGSFKCLGTIQHLKYKFGDGYVVTMKVKAAKAGVLPELEHVEEFMESSFPGCVQREKHYNTLQYEIASSSLARIFQLVVANKDRLSIEDYSVSQTTLDQVFVNFAKQQTAEDDAVTLRRRGAGRPKDLKKISPVKRKT, from the exons ATGAAGATGGGCTCTCAAATCCGCCTCTTACTGTGGAAGAACTGGACTCTCCGGAAGAGGCAGAAG ATCCGCTTCCTGGTGGAGGTCTTCTGGCCCGTGTTCCTGTTCATGGGGTTGGTGTGGCTGAGAAAGGCCAACCCGCTCTACCAGCAACATGAAT GTCACTTCCCCAACAAGGCCATGCCATCTGCAGGCGTTCTTCCGTGGATCCAGGGCATCTTCTGCAACGCCAACAACCCCTGCTTCCGCTACCCCACCAGAGGAGAATCTCCAGGGCTGGTCTCCAACTACAACAACTCCAT ACTGGCGCGGTTCTACGCCGACATCTTGGAGATGTTCAACGACACGGAGGTGCAGCAGCTCAGACGCGTGTGGCATGAAGCGTCCACCTTCTCCAACTTCATGGAAACGTTGCGCAATAACCCGGCGGTGGTATCAG GCCGGGGTCTGAAGATCGAGGACATTCTGAAGGACGATGAGGTTCTCACGGCCTTCCTGCTGCGAGACGCCGCCCTCTCCGACTCCGTGGTTTACCAGCTGATCAACGCGGAAATACGAATCGAACAG TTTTCCCGCGGCGTCCCTGACCTTCAGCTGAAGGACATTGCGTGCAGCCAGGCTCTGCTGGAGCGCTTCATCATCTTCCCGAGTCGGCGGGGCCTCCACGGCGTCCGCAACGCCATGTGTGCCCTCAGCCAGCCCAGGCTGCAGAGGATCGAGGACGCGCTCTACGCCAACGTGGACTTCTTCAAGATCTTCAGACTG CTGCCTCGCGTCATGGACGGCGGGTCAGATGGGGTCGACCTGCGGCGGTGGGGGCGTGTCCTCAGGGCGACATCGGACAAGATCTGGGAG CTGGTGGCGCGTGACAACTCCCAGCGCATGGTCCAAGCCCTGACCCCCCTCTTCCAAGCCGGCGGCCCCCCTTCCTTCTCCTCCCTGTCAGCATCCGTGTCCAGCCTCTTCTGTGGCTACCCGGAGGGGGGGGGCTCCCGGGTGCTTTCCTTCAACTGGTACGAGGACAACAACTACAAGGTGTTCCTGGGCGTCAACGGCACCCGGGGGCAGGACCGCCAGCGCGCCGCCTACGACCACACCACCA CCCCCTTCTGCAACAGCCTGATGGAGACCCTGGAGTCTAACCCCATCACCAAAATGCTGTGGAATTCCGTCAAGCCCCTGCTGATGGGAAAGATTCTGTACACCCCCGACTCCCCCGCCGTCCGCAAGATATTAAAGAGC GCGAACACGACATTCGAGGAGTTGGAGAGGCTGCAGAATTTCGGGAAGATGTGGGAAGAGGTGGGGCCTCAGCTGTGGGACTTCTTCCACGGCAGCGTGCAGATGAACATGATCAGA GACACTCTGGCAAACCCGACGGTGATGAACTTTGTTGACGACAGCCTGAAGGACGCAAACCTGACCACCAAGGACATCCTCAACTTCCTGTACGCCGGGCCCGAGGAGGCCAGGGAGGCGGGGATGGTGAGCTTCGACTGGAGGAACATCTTCAACGTCACCGACCAGATCATACGCACCGTCAACAATTATGCCGAG TGCATCAACATGGACAAGTTTGTGGCCTACGACGACGAGTCCCAGATGATCCACCAAGCTTTGTATCTGCTGGAGGACAACAAGTTTTGGGCCGGCGTGGTCTTTGCCGACATGTACCCTTGGACCACCAGCGTCCCGCCGCACGTCAAGTACAAGATCCGTATGGACATCGATGGCGTGGAGCGTACCAACAAGGTCAAAGACAG GTACTGGGACCCGGGCCCCAGAGCGGACCCCATGGAGGACCAGAGGTACATCTGGGGGGGCTTCGCCTACCTGCAGGACATGATCGAGCACGGCATCATCAAAGTACACACCGGCCACGACTGGCCATTGGGGGTCTACGTGCAGCAGATGCCGTACCCGTGCTACGTGGACGACCT TTTCATGATCACGCTGAACCGCTGCTTCCCGATGTTCATGGTGCTGGCGTGGATCTACTCAGTGTCCATGACGGTGAAGAGCATCGTGTTGGAGAAGGAGCTGCGCCTCAAGGAGACCCTCAAGGCCATGGGCGTGGCCAACGGCGTCCTGTGGTGGACCTGGTTCATCGACAGCTTTGTTGTCATGGCGGCCAGCACGGCGCTGCTCACGTCCATCATCgtg GGCGGCAAGGTGCTGAACTACAGCGACCCGCTGCTGGTGTTCTTCTTCCTGCTGACCTTCACGGTGGCGAGCATCATGCAGTGCTTCCTCATGAGCGTCTTCTTCAACAAGGCCAACCTGGCGGCGGCGTGCAGCGGCGTGGTCTACTTCACGCTCTACCTGCCTCACGTGCTCTGCTTCGCCTGGCAGGACCGCATCACCACCAACATGAAGCTCGCCGCC AGCCTTCTATCTCCGGTGGCGTTCGGCTTCGGGACGGAGTACCTGTCCCGCTACGAGGAGCAGGGTTTGGGTCTGCAGTGGGACAACATCCAGACCAGCCCGCTGGAGAAGGACGGCTACTCCTTCCTTACCTCCATCCTCATGATGCTGCTGGACGCGGTGCTCTACGCCGTCCTGGCCTGGTACTTGGATCATGTCTTCCCGG GACAGTACGGCATCGGGCGGCCCTTCTACTTCCCTTTGCAGCCGTCCTACTGGCACAAGGCTGCACCTTCTGGGGGTGACCATCCAG CTCCTCCAGATGCAGACAAAGTGGAGAAGGATGCCGAGAGTGGCGCCCCCCCGGACCCCGCCTGTAACGGCTCGGCCGGCAGGCAGAAAACCTGCAAGCACCAAAGCAAGCGAGAACGTCTGGAGAGGCAGAAGGAGTGGCTGAGGcgccaggaggaagaggaggaggagcttgGGAAGCCTTCTAGCGACAATGAGGACTCTGGGAAGGATGAAG GCCTGCTGTTGTTTGAGCCGGACCCACTCGGTCTAGCCAAAGGGGTGCAGATCCAGGACCTGGTCAAGGTCTACAGTGGAGGCTCTCGCCCGGCTGTTGACCATCTGAGCCTCAACTTCTACGAGGGCCAGATCACTTCCTTCCTGGGACACAATGGCGCTGGAAAAACCACCACCCT GTCTATCCTGACCGGACTCTTCCCGCCTACATCTGGCACCGCCTACATCTACGGAAGAGACATCCGCACCAACATGGACGCTATACGATCCTCCTTGGGAATGTGTCCTCAGTACAACATCCTCTTCAAGCA TCTGACGGTGGAGGAGCACATCCTCTTCTACTCGCTGCTGAAGGGTCGCACCCAAGCGGAGGCGGAGAAGGAGGTTGAGGAAATGCTGGTGGACTTGGACCTGCCTCACAAGAGAGACGACCAAGCCCAGAACCTCTCAG GTGGCATGCAGAGGAAGCTGTCAGTTGCCATGGCGTTTGTCGGCGGCTCTAAAGTGGTCATCCTGGATGAGCCCACCTCAGGAGTGGACCCTTACTCTCGGAGGTCAATTTGGGACCTCCTGTTGAAATACAGATTTG GTCGCACGGTGATCCTGTCCACGCATCACATGGACGAGGCCGACCTGCTGAGCGACCGCGTCGCCATCATCTCCCAAGGCCGCCTGCACTGCTGCGGATCGCCCCTCTTTCTCAAGAACGGCTTTGGCGCCGGCTTCTACCTGACGCTGGTGCGACGCATGAAGGAGCTCAGGAAGAAGGAG AATGACTGCGACTGCGCTTCCGACTGTTCCTGCTCCTGCTCCATTTGCACCAGCTACAAGGACCAGTCCCAGAACCAGTGTCAGACCACAGACCGGGTCCTCGACG GGGACATCGACAGCATCAGCAGCCTCATCCATCACCATGTCCCCGAGGCCAAGCTGATTGAGGTCATAGGTCAGGAGATGACCTTCCTGCTCCCCAACCGCGGCTTCAAGCACCGCGCCTATGCCAGCCTCTTCCGGGAGCTGGAGGAGACGCTGGCCGACATGGGCCTCAGCAGCTTTGGCATCTCGGACACGTCCCTGGAGGAG ATATTCCTGAAGGTAACAGCCGATGGAGAAGCAGCAGCAACCAACGCCGCCACCGCTG ACAGCTGTGATGCCGCGCAAGCTAACGGCGTTAGCCACGCTGCCTTGGACTGCAGCCTCGGCAGGGGGTCCAGGCAGGTCAAAGGGGCGTGGCTGACCCTCAAGCAGTTTCACGCTCTGGTGGTCAAGAGGTTCCATCACGCCACCAGGAGCTGCAAGGACTTTGTGGCCCAG ATTGTCCTGCCAGCCAGCTTCATCCTCATCGCTCTCATCTTCACCACTGTCGTTCCTCCGTTTGGGGAGTACCCCAGTTTGACCTTGACCCCTTGGATGTACGGAGCACAGGTCACCTTCTTCAG TAACGAGAAACCTTCTGACCCCTCCATGAGGCACTTCACTGAGCGCTTCCTCGGGAAACCCGGTCTCGGAACCCGCTGCATGGAGGGGGAACCGCTAGG GATGTCCTGCGGCGGCGGCGACGACGCGTCTGAGTGGGAGCAGCCTGACGTACCTGCCGTGGTCCTCGACATGCTGCAGAGCCCCGAGTGGACCCAGAGGAACCCCTCCCCCTCCTGCCTGTGTAGCAGCAAGAAGAAGCTGACCATGATGCCCATCTGCCCCGTCGCCGCCGGAGGCCTCCCCCCACGCCAAAGACTGGAAGTCACGGGGGACACCATGCTGGATCTGACTGACCGCAACATCTCCGACTTCCTGGTCAAAACCTACCCAAGTCTCATCAGAACCAG CTTGAAGAGCAAGTACTGGGTCAACGAGCAAAG ATATGGTGGCCTGTCCGTCGGGGGGCAGCTGCCCATCCTGGACGTGGAGCCCCGAGACATTGAGAACGTTTTCCGTCAACTCGGCCAAATGCTGAACATCACGGCG GGGCGGCGTTCTCGAGCGGCGCTGAGGGAGCTGGGTCCTTTCCTACGATACATGGAGAGCGAATTCAACGTGAAG GTGTGGTACAACAACAAAGGCTGGCACGCCATGGTGTCCTTCATGAACGTGGCCAACAACGCCATCCTGAGGGCCTTCCTGCCCACCAGTGCCAACCCCGTGGAGTTCGGCATCACCGCCACCAACCACCCGCTGAACCTCACCAAGGAGCAGCTGTCCGAGGTCACAGT GCTGACCACATCAGTGAACGCAGTGGTGGCCATCTGCGTCATCTTCGCCATGTCCTTCGTCCCCGCCAGCTTCGTCCTCTACCTCATCCAGGAGCGTGTGACCAAGGCCAAGCACCTTCAGTTTGTTAGCGGGGTCAGCCCCCTCGTTTACTGGCTGGCCAACTTCTTCTGGGACATG ATCAACTACTCCATCAGCGCCGCCATGGTGGTCGGCATCTTCGTGGTCTTTGACAAAAAGTGCTACACGTCCCCGGCCAACCTGCCTGCTCTCGTAGCGCTGCTCCTGCTCTACGG GTGGTCTGTGACGCCCATGATGTACCCCATGTCCTACATGTTCAGCATCCCCAGCACGGCCTACGTGTCTCTGTCCTGCATCAACCTGTTCATCGGCATTAACAGCAGCGCCATCACTTTTATCCTGGAGCTCTTTGACAACAACAGA tCCCTGCTGATGTTTAACGAGTGGCTGAAGAAAGGTCTGCTCCTCTTCCCACACTTCTGCTTGGGCCGAGGCCTGATTGACATGGCGATGAACCAGGCAGTCACCGACGTCTACGTCCGATTCG gagAGGAGCACTTGGAAGACCCGTTCCGTTGGGACTTTGTGGGCAAGAACGTTTGCTTCATGGCAGTGGAAGGTTTCGTCTACTTTCTTCTCAACCTCCTCATCCAGTACCGCTTCTTCCTGGACCACTG GATATCGGATGACCACCGGATCCCAGTGGAGGACGAGGATGATGACGTGGCATGTGAGCGTCGCAGGATCTACGACGGGGGCAGCAAGTTGGACATCCTGCAGATCAAAGATCTTTCCAAG ACGTACGTGGGCAGGACGACGGCGGCTGTGGACCACATCTGCGTGGGCGTTCCGGCTGGAGAG TGTTTTGGACTTTTAGGGGTCAACGGCGCCGGGAAGACCACAACCTTCAAAATGCTGACTGGCGACACTGACGTCAGCTCTGGGGACGCCACCGTGGTCGGTTACAG CATCCTGACCGATCTTCTGGACGTGCACCAGAACATGGGGTACTGCCCGCAGTTTGACGCCATTGACGAGCTCCTGACGGGCAGGGAGCACCTTTACCTGTACGCCCGCCTCAGGGGGGTCCCAGAGGGGGAGATCCCCAGG GTGGCCGAGTGGGGCATCCAGAAACTGGGCCTGTCGGAGTACGCCAGCCGCCTCGCTGGCACGTACAGCGGCGGGAACAAGCGCAAACTCTCCACCGCCATCGCCATGATCGGTTGTCCAGCCTTGGTTCTGCTG GATGAGCCCACCACGGGGATGGACCCTCATTCCCGACGCTTCCTGTGGAACGCCATCCTGAGCATCATACGAGACGGGCGGGCCGTGGTGTTGACGTCGCACAG CATGGAGGAGTGCGAGGCCCTCTGCACCAGACTTGCCATCATGGTCAACGGAAGCTTCAAGTGTCTGGGAACCATCCAGCACCTCAAATACAA GTTTGGCGACGGCTATGTGGTGACCATGAAGGTCAAGGCGGCCAAAGCGGGCGTGCTTCCGGAGCTGGAGCACGTGGAGGAATTCATGGAGAGCAGTTTTCCAGGCTGCGTCCAGCGGGAGAAGCATTACAATACGCTGCAGTACGAGATTGCATCCTCCTCGCTGGCCAGGATCTTCCAGCTGGTCGTGGCCAACAAGGACAGACTCAGCATCGAGGACTACTCCGTCTCTCAGACCACGCTGGACCAG GTGTTCGTCAACTTCGCCAAGCAGCAGACGGCAGAGGACGACGCGGTCACGTTGCGAAGACGCGGCGCCGGCAGACCCAAAGATCTGAAAAAAATCTCACCTGTGAAGAGGAAAACTTAA